A single genomic interval of Chryseobacterium paludis harbors:
- a CDS encoding relaxase/mobilization nuclease domain-containing protein codes for MIAKIGRGNSLYGALSYNQLKVDKENGQVLLTHKMLETPSGSYTVSYLLRSFEPYLIANRNTEKPVLHISLNPDPRDNVSDEKYKLMAQEYMQEMGYGEQPFVVFKHTDIDRTHIHIVSVCVDEDGKKISDKFEKVRSMKACRNIEKQFGLIPAIGKEEKQDGGLQFHPVDYKRGNIKSQIASIVRHLPQYYQYQTLGQYNALLSLFNITAEKIEGELHGQTKKGLIYSALNTSGEKASPAFKASLFGKGAGYEAQNKHFTKCKGVLKESKAKHFIRENIATALKSTDNEQDFKKALASRGINTVIRHNDDGTIYGVTFIDHHSKTVWNGSQLGKEFSANIFNDRWKDDHRPNFSITQEKNAPFNHMALETPASSTNSNSLFDFLDRTEPTFLESEHGFIEIIGGLLPEVQQENYSENDFDNMMKKKKRKRKRNQ; via the coding sequence ATGATTGCAAAAATAGGTAGAGGGAATAGCCTTTACGGGGCTCTTTCTTACAATCAGCTCAAGGTGGATAAGGAAAATGGACAGGTTCTATTAACCCATAAAATGCTTGAAACCCCTAGCGGATCATATACAGTTTCCTATCTGTTACGATCTTTTGAACCGTATTTGATCGCTAACCGTAACACTGAAAAGCCGGTATTGCATATATCGCTCAACCCTGATCCCAGGGATAACGTTAGCGATGAGAAATATAAACTCATGGCCCAGGAGTACATGCAAGAAATGGGCTATGGAGAGCAGCCTTTTGTTGTGTTTAAGCACACAGATATAGATCGCACTCACATTCATATTGTATCAGTCTGTGTGGACGAAGACGGAAAAAAAATTTCAGATAAATTTGAAAAAGTACGATCCATGAAAGCGTGTCGCAATATCGAAAAGCAATTTGGGTTAATACCGGCAATAGGAAAAGAAGAAAAGCAGGACGGCGGTTTACAGTTTCATCCTGTTGACTATAAAAGAGGAAATATCAAAAGTCAAATTGCTTCTATTGTCAGGCATTTACCGCAGTATTACCAATATCAAACCCTTGGCCAGTACAATGCGCTTCTTTCACTCTTCAACATCACTGCTGAAAAGATAGAAGGGGAATTGCATGGTCAGACCAAAAAGGGACTGATTTATTCCGCACTTAATACCAGTGGAGAAAAAGCCAGTCCTGCATTCAAAGCATCCCTCTTTGGGAAAGGTGCAGGATATGAGGCGCAGAATAAACATTTTACTAAGTGCAAGGGTGTTTTGAAGGAAAGTAAAGCAAAGCACTTTATCAGAGAAAATATTGCTACCGCATTGAAATCTACAGATAATGAACAGGATTTTAAGAAAGCGCTTGCTTCAAGGGGTATTAATACGGTAATTCGCCATAATGATGACGGAACAATTTATGGGGTTACATTCATAGATCATCATTCTAAAACGGTTTGGAATGGCTCCCAATTAGGAAAAGAATTTTCAGCCAACATCTTTAATGATCGGTGGAAAGATGACCATAGACCTAATTTCAGTATCACACAAGAAAAGAATGCACCATTCAATCATATGGCATTAGAAACTCCTGCTTCATCAACAAATTCCAATAGTTTATTTGACTTCTTAGATAGAACGGAGCCTACATTTTTGGAAAGCGAACACGGTTTTATAGAAATTATAGGGGGATTATTGCCAGAAGTACAGCAAGAAAATTACTCGGAAAATGATTTTGACAACATGATGAAGAAGAAAAAAAGGAAGCGTAAGAGGAATCAATAA
- the mobA gene encoding conjugal transfer protein MobA, whose amino-acid sequence MDKTRNQEQKKGGRKPKESPAVFRYSISFTAEENAQFLSLFERSGMNVMAHFITACIFQKTIKTVKIDKAAMDYYMRLTTLYGQFRSVGVNYNQLVKILYRHFSEKKAAAFLFKLEKETKEMAALCKKIIQLTEEFEAEYLKKEG is encoded by the coding sequence ATGGATAAGACAAGGAATCAAGAACAGAAAAAAGGAGGACGAAAACCGAAAGAAAGCCCTGCGGTTTTCCGGTATTCCATCAGCTTTACCGCAGAGGAAAACGCACAATTCTTATCTCTTTTTGAGAGGTCAGGAATGAATGTTATGGCTCATTTTATTACCGCCTGTATCTTTCAGAAGACTATTAAGACTGTAAAAATCGACAAGGCTGCCATGGATTATTATATGCGATTGACCACTTTATATGGGCAATTCAGATCGGTTGGAGTTAACTACAACCAGCTAGTTAAGATATTATACCGTCATTTTTCAGAGAAAAAAGCAGCGGCATTTCTGTTTAAACTGGAGAAAGAAACTAAGGAAATGGCAGCATTATGTAAAAAAATAATACAGCTAACAGAGGAATTTGAAGCAGAATATTTGAAAAAAGAAGGGTAA